One window of the Candidatus Jettenia sp. genome contains the following:
- the cas8a1 gene encoding type I-B CRISPR-associated protein Cas8b1/Cst1: MPLFDWTGNPWVDAGIAALCILQKKDIPEYLTLDDCKGAAGFIKVLYPKWAARGHGFVKIFHNLPAFNTSVEQPDSLKEELRKLKEKLASELNIKLKMVSKTRQFKEQSKEVRKRHVTNDYKLSVFERRYTEFIDDMVAKLETIGSGHTCIATGQHEAKILLQRDKYPLLGSGDMVNYFSFFDEGLRFSYNATFAVQFAPLAILEVSDEVKKTTKGKKKENEDVETKKKKQTRLFLAHSHDERILLNEIVGILSNSIKHFKKALSQNTEISFYSPPIKSRNLSEGAVRLAEYFIGNSDDLISDTGIAIRLYSFSNAGQHANVSFVDLPASIYRFMSKARRFAYFNNLKDFFSNLQWNEYEKFVEGESITYKFFDKENNRLRTDWKLFELYLTEIEEMPHQDLQTIAYAGTQFYRHIKTINQKPLKELEQIGKGKFGEYKRLLLSVHKQTPLCTVEQFQILAPDVESEEIKNWLLIRDLILFRIYECQHNEQLAAEKILLPQIDSKLSPRLQAQIEVADRIYEYCIMQNHRSRLKEFESVEKSFQDFFTVLVALQRECFICSTEELEILFPKADNGQILWKDTKNTIMFRIYECVHKTNLQSNRKEVL; the protein is encoded by the coding sequence ATGCCATTATTTGATTGGACAGGGAATCCATGGGTAGATGCAGGAATTGCAGCTTTGTGTATCTTACAAAAAAAAGACATTCCTGAATATCTGACATTAGATGATTGCAAAGGGGCTGCGGGTTTTATCAAAGTACTTTATCCCAAATGGGCAGCTAGGGGGCATGGTTTTGTAAAAATATTTCACAATCTTCCAGCATTTAATACCAGTGTTGAACAGCCTGATAGTCTAAAAGAAGAATTAAGAAAACTAAAAGAAAAACTTGCTTCTGAACTGAATATTAAATTAAAAATGGTTAGTAAAACTAGGCAATTTAAAGAACAATCTAAAGAAGTTCGCAAACGTCATGTAACAAATGACTACAAGCTTTCGGTATTCGAGAGAAGGTATACAGAATTTATTGATGATATGGTTGCTAAACTCGAAACCATTGGGAGTGGACATACATGCATTGCCACAGGTCAACATGAGGCAAAAATTTTATTACAACGTGATAAATATCCACTTCTCGGCAGTGGAGATATGGTAAATTATTTCTCTTTCTTTGATGAAGGGTTAAGATTTTCTTACAATGCTACTTTTGCTGTGCAATTTGCACCCTTAGCAATACTGGAAGTAAGTGACGAAGTTAAGAAAACGACTAAAGGAAAGAAAAAAGAAAATGAAGACGTTGAAACTAAGAAAAAGAAACAAACTAGACTTTTTTTAGCCCACTCTCATGATGAAAGGATTCTCTTGAATGAGATAGTGGGTATTTTGTCTAATTCAATAAAGCATTTTAAAAAAGCACTTTCACAAAACACCGAGATAAGTTTTTATAGCCCTCCGATTAAATCGCGTAACTTGAGCGAGGGAGCAGTTAGATTAGCAGAATACTTTATTGGAAACTCTGATGACTTAATAAGTGATACTGGAATAGCTATTCGTCTGTATTCATTCAGCAATGCTGGGCAACATGCAAATGTTAGTTTTGTTGATTTGCCAGCTTCAATTTATCGCTTTATGTCAAAAGCACGGCGTTTTGCTTACTTTAATAACCTTAAAGATTTTTTCTCAAATTTACAATGGAATGAGTATGAAAAGTTTGTTGAGGGGGAATCGATTACATATAAGTTTTTTGATAAAGAAAATAATCGCCTTAGAACAGATTGGAAACTTTTCGAACTTTATCTTACGGAGATTGAAGAAATGCCTCATCAAGACTTACAGACAATTGCTTATGCTGGTACACAGTTCTATCGGCATATAAAGACAATAAATCAAAAACCCTTAAAAGAACTTGAGCAGATTGGGAAAGGGAAGTTCGGGGAATACAAACGACTTTTATTGAGTGTCCATAAACAAACACCTCTATGCACAGTCGAACAATTTCAAATTCTTGCTCCAGATGTTGAGTCAGAAGAAATCAAAAATTGGCTTTTAATACGAGATTTGATTCTTTTCCGAATTTATGAATGCCAACATAATGAACAACTTGCAGCAGAAAAAATATTACTTCCACAAATTGATAGTAAACTCTCCCCAAGACTACAAGCTCAAATTGAAGTTGCAGATAGGATATATGAGTATTGTATTATGCAAAATCATAGAAGCCGGTTAAAAGAATTTGAAAGTGTTGAGAAGAGTTTTCAAGATTTTTTTACTGTGCTGGTTGCATTGCAAAGGGAGTGTTTTATTTGTTCGACTGAAGAGTTGGAAATACTTTTTCCAAAAGCCGATAATGGTCAAATTTTATGGAAAGATACCAAGAATACTATTATGTTTAGAATTTATGAATGTGTTCATAAAACTAACTTACAATCTAATCGCAAGGAGGTTTTATAA
- a CDS encoding SEC-C domain-containing protein yields MRYLSLVQLIQKRLFLPLIRALRRAEAHDVDWITTVLPSIFGKLGMPAIDELKKIVKDKASDWRVKDSAIMGLAAITINHPEIEDDIFPLIHSVLTDTEEDIDVRRCAGNVLLDFVRSEYKESLLAFCEEEEKAKEDEFEIVAFSEEDVKEVFSINGKNLYHYTRDWLSFYDEDEIEKRQERWRREEEEEEEEEEEEELEYLKEDEEFLEPFTPEKRKIGRNEPCPCGSGKKYKKCCMNKEK; encoded by the coding sequence ATGCGGTATTTATCCTTGGTGCAATTGATACAAAAGAGGCTGTTTTTACCCCTGATACGGGCTTTACGACGGGCAGAAGCGCATGATGTTGATTGGATTACTACGGTACTCCCATCGATATTTGGCAAATTAGGAATGCCAGCAATAGATGAACTGAAAAAGATTGTAAAGGATAAGGCGAGCGATTGGAGGGTTAAGGATTCAGCAATAATGGGATTGGCTGCTATTACTATTAATCATCCAGAGATTGAAGATGACATTTTCCCTCTTATTCACTCCGTGTTAACCGATACGGAAGAGGATATCGATGTGAGAAGATGCGCAGGAAATGTGCTCCTCGATTTTGTACGAAGCGAATACAAAGAGTCACTTCTTGCTTTTTGTGAGGAAGAGGAAAAAGCAAAAGAGGATGAATTTGAAATCGTTGCATTCAGTGAGGAAGATGTCAAAGAGGTTTTTTCCATAAATGGAAAAAATCTCTACCATTACACAAGAGATTGGTTATCTTTTTATGATGAAGATGAGATAGAGAAACGGCAAGAGCGGTGGAGAAGAGAAGAGGAGGAGGAGGAGGAGGAGGAGGAGGAGGAGGAATTAGAATACCTTAAAGAGGATGAGGAATTTTTAGAGCCTTTTACCCCTGAAAAACGGAAAATCGGCCGTAATGAACCCTGCCCATGCGGCAGCGGGAAGAAATATAAGAAATGTTGTATGAATAAAGAAAAATGA
- a CDS encoding four helix bundle protein, with protein MGVKRKECDMERLPAKSFQDLIVWQKAHQFVLAVYRFSEDFPKKELYGLISQIRRSAVSIAANIAEGFKKKTRADKVRFMNISQGSLKECRYYLILAEDLKYGNGLKLVSQLEEVSKLLESYSTSILKSYL; from the coding sequence ATGGGAGTGAAGAGAAAGGAGTGTGATATGGAGAGGTTGCCGGCAAAAAGTTTTCAAGATCTGATTGTTTGGCAAAAGGCTCATCAATTTGTATTAGCTGTTTACCGTTTCAGCGAAGACTTTCCTAAAAAAGAGTTGTATGGGTTAATATCTCAAATAAGGAGATCTGCGGTTTCTATTGCAGCAAATATTGCTGAAGGGTTTAAGAAAAAGACCAGGGCTGATAAAGTACGGTTTATGAATATTTCTCAAGGTTCCCTGAAAGAGTGTAGATACTATTTAATCTTAGCAGAGGATCTCAAATATGGTAATGGTTTAAAGTTAGTGTCACAGCTTGAAGAAGTCAGCAAATTATTAGAATCATACTCTACTTCTATTCTAAAGTCTTATTTATAA
- the cas3 gene encoding CRISPR-associated helicase Cas3' — MIYAKSNGEELFDHTVNCLSVFKTIRENFFYIPQLCGVVEFWKHLFFAIFFHDFGKAAKGFQDKWNSWGYRHEVLSASFSLELNLPELYTHTITLAIITHHRNLRDEILRVFTDAELSEWNKRIGEIEANLSYLHHRFYDTIPCLTKQFLDKTLLDIPRVYTLSHLKNGYEGSIRWYINTKNKPNKLYAIFLRGFLIACDHLASSGKSEIMAGIKEVASKLNIPIFKPFQDRARQVLGNALLSAPTGSGKTEASLLWAEGNQDSGRRIYYVLPYTASINAMYRRLAQYFGEDAVGVLHGKASYFAYKTLLEQDYSSEEASLLAREIQELSRKLYRPIKVLTPFQILKVFFGVKGWESQLSEMSGGLFIFDEIHVYDAHITALILKVVEYLAKIEAKFLFLSATFPKFLREKIKAILPNIREFGPEENDTDGKELLLTPRHRVCLLEGEIITHIGKIQDELKKGSRILIVCNTVKRAQELYQLLKPYARSSELLHGRFILRDREKKEKRLEEKDKEDKDKIQLLVGTQAVEVSLDLDFDTIFTEPAPIDALIQRLGRVNRKGLKGIVPVYICTQGSEKDKYFYDLQRIEKTIDCFVDGEELSERRIIDMVESVYSDGYDSKESHNFQVAWEAFDHVIDSLTPFEDSAEKDNFYDLIRSFEVIPKRFEPEYLLCKSKKEHFEAMRFIASISLGQGTMLRKGGRLEMRSDGYLVADARYDDDLGLMIDEIERDVGIID, encoded by the coding sequence ATGATATATGCAAAAAGCAACGGTGAAGAATTGTTCGATCATACAGTAAATTGTTTATCTGTTTTTAAAACAATAAGAGAGAATTTTTTCTATATTCCACAACTTTGTGGAGTAGTAGAATTCTGGAAGCATCTATTCTTTGCTATTTTCTTTCATGATTTCGGTAAGGCAGCCAAGGGTTTTCAGGATAAATGGAATAGTTGGGGGTATCGCCATGAAGTTTTATCTGCAAGTTTTTCACTCGAGCTAAATTTACCTGAATTATATACGCACACAATAACTTTAGCAATAATAACGCATCACAGAAATTTAAGAGATGAGATACTACGGGTCTTTACAGATGCTGAACTATCAGAGTGGAATAAACGTATTGGTGAAATTGAGGCAAATCTTAGTTACTTACATCACCGTTTTTATGATACAATACCATGTCTTACTAAACAATTTTTGGATAAGACGTTATTAGATATTCCTCGCGTTTATACTCTTAGTCATCTTAAAAATGGCTATGAGGGTAGTATTCGATGGTACATTAATACTAAAAATAAGCCCAACAAACTTTACGCAATATTTTTACGTGGTTTTCTCATAGCTTGTGATCATCTTGCTTCGAGTGGGAAAAGTGAAATCATGGCAGGCATTAAAGAAGTAGCTTCGAAGCTTAATATTCCGATTTTTAAACCATTTCAAGATAGAGCAAGGCAGGTTTTGGGAAATGCTCTTCTTTCTGCACCGACTGGTTCTGGTAAAACGGAGGCCAGTTTATTATGGGCAGAGGGTAACCAGGATAGCGGTCGGAGAATTTATTATGTTTTACCCTATACTGCCAGTATAAATGCTATGTATCGGCGATTAGCTCAATATTTTGGAGAAGATGCTGTCGGAGTATTGCATGGCAAAGCAAGCTATTTTGCTTATAAAACATTGTTGGAGCAAGATTATAGTTCTGAAGAAGCCTCATTACTTGCAAGGGAGATACAGGAATTATCAAGAAAACTATATCGTCCAATAAAAGTACTTACTCCTTTTCAAATATTAAAGGTGTTTTTTGGTGTGAAAGGATGGGAAAGTCAACTTTCAGAGATGTCCGGTGGATTGTTTATTTTTGATGAAATACATGTATATGATGCTCATATAACTGCTCTTATTCTGAAGGTTGTTGAGTATTTGGCAAAAATTGAAGCAAAGTTCCTTTTTTTATCTGCTACTTTCCCTAAATTTCTCAGAGAAAAAATCAAAGCGATACTGCCAAATATACGGGAATTTGGTCCTGAAGAAAATGATACTGATGGGAAAGAACTATTGTTAACTCCTAGGCATAGAGTTTGTTTATTAGAGGGTGAAATAATAACGCATATCGGTAAAATACAAGATGAACTGAAAAAAGGAAGTCGTATTCTTATAGTTTGTAATACTGTAAAAAGGGCTCAGGAATTGTACCAACTTCTAAAACCATATGCGAGATCTTCAGAATTATTACACGGTAGGTTCATTTTAAGAGACAGAGAGAAAAAGGAAAAGAGGCTTGAAGAGAAGGATAAGGAAGACAAAGATAAGATACAACTACTTGTAGGTACCCAGGCAGTGGAGGTCTCACTTGATCTTGACTTCGATACCATTTTTACTGAACCAGCACCTATCGATGCCTTGATTCAGCGTCTTGGAAGGGTTAATAGAAAAGGGTTGAAAGGAATAGTTCCAGTCTATATTTGTACACAGGGCTCTGAGAAGGACAAATATTTTTATGATTTACAAAGGATAGAAAAAACAATTGACTGCTTTGTGGATGGTGAAGAGTTAAGTGAACGAAGAATTATTGATATGGTGGAATCTGTTTATAGTGATGGTTATGACAGCAAGGAGAGCCATAATTTCCAAGTTGCTTGGGAGGCTTTTGATCACGTAATTGACTCATTGACTCCATTTGAAGATTCTGCAGAGAAAGACAACTTTTATGATTTAATTCGATCATTTGAAGTAATCCCCAAACGATTTGAACCGGAATACCTTCTCTGTAAAAGCAAAAAAGAACATTTTGAGGCTATGCGCTTTATAGCTAGTATTTCCTTAGGACAAGGAACTATGCTCAGGAAAGGTGGTAGACTAGAGATGAGAAGCGATGGATACTTGGTAGCTGATGCTCGATATGATGATGACCTTGGCTTAATGATTGATGAAATAGAAAGAGATGTTGGGATTATTGACTGA
- the cas5b gene encoding type I-B CRISPR-associated protein Cas5b — protein MQVLRVHIRGWTASYRVPIFMMGDQPTFKIPPFSTVYGIISAAVGRFITSMDTGVGVVAFSENKANDLEKIHSLTKKFTITPSKPIRREFLHSVDVFLYLTEKNYQHAFENPYYPILLGRSSDLGYVKKVKIITLQQTNEAEFRGTLLPFEEPFRSQVASPIMSLPICFTDSAPRCPIAVKIFYMVEKKARVNAQNLFIDAEMNWGVWIYPKG, from the coding sequence ATGCAAGTTCTTCGTGTTCACATCAGGGGTTGGACCGCATCATATCGTGTTCCAATTTTTATGATGGGAGATCAACCAACATTTAAAATTCCTCCATTTTCTACTGTATATGGAATTATATCAGCTGCTGTCGGCAGATTCATTACTTCCATGGATACCGGCGTAGGTGTTGTAGCTTTTAGTGAAAATAAGGCAAACGATCTAGAAAAAATTCATTCACTTACCAAGAAATTTACAATTACACCATCAAAGCCGATACGGCGAGAATTTTTGCATTCTGTTGATGTTTTCCTGTATTTAACTGAGAAAAATTATCAGCATGCCTTTGAGAATCCATATTATCCAATTTTACTTGGCCGTAGTTCGGACTTAGGTTATGTTAAAAAAGTCAAGATTATTACCTTACAACAAACCAATGAAGCCGAATTTAGAGGTACTTTGCTTCCATTTGAAGAGCCCTTTCGTTCCCAAGTTGCAAGCCCAATTATGTCTCTTCCAATTTGCTTTACTGACTCTGCTCCCCGTTGTCCGATTGCTGTCAAGATTTTTTACATGGTTGAGAAAAAAGCAAGAGTGAATGCACAAAATTTATTTATAGATGCCGAAATGAATTGGGGCGTATGGATTTATCCAAAAGGGTGA
- a CDS encoding nucleotidyltransferase domain-containing protein, translating to MKEEDKEIVLEFKRRLTEDIRVQIEKVIVFGSRARGEGTEDSDLDVIVLVREKTPKIEKKLEDVAYSVMWDYDFRPIISLKVFSKSQFDEATAKGFSFYKHIQKEGISV from the coding sequence ATGAAAGAAGAAGATAAAGAGATTGTTTTGGAATTCAAGAGGCGATTGACAGAGGATATTCGGGTTCAAATAGAAAAAGTAATAGTATTTGGTTCAAGGGCGAGGGGTGAAGGGACGGAAGACTCTGACCTGGATGTTATTGTTCTTGTAAGAGAAAAGACTCCGAAAATTGAGAAAAAACTGGAGGATGTTGCCTATAGTGTAATGTGGGATTATGATTTTAGACCAATAATCTCTCTTAAGGTTTTCAGCAAATCACAATTTGATGAGGCAACAGCTAAGGGTTTTTCTTTTTATAAACACATTCAAAAAGAAGGTATTTCTGTATGA
- the cas2 gene encoding CRISPR-associated endonuclease Cas2 yields the protein MYVIAVYDVDQKRCGKMLKLCRGYLHHIQNSVFEGEITEAKLEELKIRAKKIMSDEDEDSLIIFKSRNEKWLDREIVGTEKRSVDNIL from the coding sequence ATGTATGTAATCGCCGTTTACGATGTTGATCAGAAGAGGTGTGGAAAGATGCTGAAGCTGTGCCGTGGTTATCTTCATCATATCCAGAACTCTGTATTTGAGGGTGAAATTACAGAGGCTAAGTTGGAAGAATTGAAGATAAGGGCTAAAAAGATTATGAGCGATGAGGATGAAGACTCGCTTATTATATTCAAATCGAGAAATGAAAAATGGCTGGACAGAGAGATTGTTGGAACTGAAAAAAGATCTGTGGATAATATTTTATAA
- a CDS encoding four helix bundle protein codes for MHFEDLEIWKAARVLTNKIYGITKEGAFVKDYSLRDQIRRASVSIISNIAEGYERGGNQELIQFLSIAKGSCGEVRCQLYIAGDQGYISLKDLNPIIEQCKRISIMINNLMAHLKGSRYKGSKYKLPEQKSIKEIVDEIVNRVKSNPGQATKPS; via the coding sequence ATGCACTTCGAAGACCTTGAGATCTGGAAGGCAGCGAGGGTATTAACAAATAAAATTTATGGAATTACAAAAGAGGGTGCCTTTGTAAAAGATTACAGCCTCAGAGACCAAATCAGAAGAGCATCCGTTTCCATCATATCGAACATAGCCGAAGGCTATGAAAGAGGCGGCAATCAGGAACTCATCCAATTTTTATCGATAGCCAAGGGGTCATGTGGTGAGGTGCGATGCCAGTTGTATATAGCAGGTGATCAGGGGTATATTTCTCTGAAAGATTTGAATCCCATTATTGAACAATGTAAACGTATTTCAATAATGATTAACAATCTTATGGCACATTTGAAAGGCAGTCGCTACAAAGGATCAAAATACAAATTACCAGAACAAAAAAGTATAAAAGAAATAGTAGATGAAATTGTGAACAGAGTTAAATCAAACCCCGGCCAGGCAACCAAACCCTCTTGA
- the cas4 gene encoding CRISPR-associated protein Cas4: protein MNSSLHNIRFTGTQINYFFLCKKKLWYFSHDIQMEQNSDAVYLGKLIHETSYEREKKEIDIDDTIKIDFIGNDRVIHEVKKSDKVEEPHIWQLKYYLWYLKQKGADGITGKINYPKLRKTLDVFLEPEDEERIQSILKEIQDIINAELPPSVERMRMCKSCSYGDICWV from the coding sequence ATGAATAGCTCTCTGCATAATATCCGCTTCACCGGTACCCAAATTAACTACTTCTTTCTTTGCAAGAAAAAGCTCTGGTACTTTTCCCATGATATCCAGATGGAACAGAATAGCGATGCCGTCTACCTCGGAAAGCTGATTCATGAGACGTCGTATGAACGGGAGAAGAAGGAGATTGATATTGATGATACTATCAAGATCGATTTCATCGGGAACGACAGGGTTATTCATGAGGTGAAGAAATCTGATAAGGTAGAAGAACCGCATATCTGGCAGTTGAAGTATTACCTCTGGTATCTGAAGCAGAAAGGTGCTGATGGTATTACCGGCAAGATAAATTATCCTAAACTGAGAAAGACCCTGGACGTGTTCTTAGAACCGGAGGATGAGGAAAGGATTCAATCAATTTTAAAGGAGATACAGGATATTATAAATGCTGAATTACCGCCATCGGTAGAGCGGATGAGGATGTGTAAGAGTTGTAGTTATGGGGATATTTGCTGGGTGTGA
- the cas7i gene encoding type I-B CRISPR-associated protein Cas7/Cst2/DevR, with translation MRTLTGIILIDAGHSALNNAGSVREGQGKTRMNVKKVSLKNGSLPYVSPQAFRYWWRNTIAEESHIDGHGWSLSPIVRGEKTAFTQGNPVVHEDDDIFGYMLAISADEETEGTVNRRIAPLKCSPLLSILKNVIVLDEASMMRQEGGFITNNDGIREEVPGNAVRYKQEWYATILQGVFSLTLDAVGVFDIGNGYDINESIRQIAIGQGAREENLPTGTQNEANTPIIRNRVVLPISTRRQRIVDTIKSLALLRGGAKLTPYLTDTKPKFVITAVLSCSNHIFMELVREVNENAFFDTEAFKEVIRNFGDRIISPVYVGWDKGFLADQRTSFSNYFTDTDSGKTLRITTNSETNRRQIDFAEGQRPEGAIDIQISFGSVRDVLEEASLFISTTILLEPSQERH, from the coding sequence ATGAGAACTTTAACAGGAATAATTTTAATTGATGCAGGACATTCTGCCTTAAACAATGCTGGATCTGTCCGTGAAGGACAAGGTAAAACTCGAATGAATGTTAAAAAAGTATCCTTAAAGAATGGTTCACTTCCGTATGTTTCACCACAAGCCTTTCGGTATTGGTGGCGAAATACAATTGCAGAAGAAAGTCATATTGATGGTCATGGGTGGAGTCTTTCACCAATTGTTAGAGGAGAAAAAACTGCATTTACACAAGGTAATCCTGTGGTTCATGAAGACGATGACATTTTTGGGTATATGCTAGCGATTTCGGCGGATGAAGAAACTGAGGGTACTGTTAATCGCCGTATTGCTCCATTAAAATGTTCTCCATTGCTTTCAATTCTTAAGAATGTAATTGTTTTGGATGAAGCCTCAATGATGCGTCAGGAAGGTGGTTTTATAACAAACAATGATGGGATACGTGAAGAAGTTCCAGGAAATGCAGTGCGTTACAAGCAAGAGTGGTATGCAACAATTTTACAAGGAGTATTTTCTCTTACGCTGGATGCTGTGGGAGTTTTTGATATTGGAAATGGATACGATATTAATGAATCTATAAGACAAATTGCAATTGGACAAGGTGCGAGAGAAGAAAATCTGCCTACAGGCACCCAAAACGAAGCAAATACACCTATTATCAGAAATCGTGTTGTTCTTCCTATAAGTACTCGCAGACAACGAATAGTTGATACTATTAAATCACTTGCCTTGCTTCGTGGTGGTGCAAAATTGACTCCGTACCTTACAGATACAAAACCCAAATTTGTTATTACAGCAGTTCTGTCATGTTCAAACCATATCTTTATGGAGCTTGTGCGAGAAGTTAATGAAAATGCCTTTTTCGATACCGAGGCGTTTAAAGAAGTGATAAGAAACTTTGGGGATAGAATCATTAGTCCAGTCTACGTTGGATGGGACAAAGGATTTTTGGCAGATCAAAGAACATCATTCAGTAATTATTTTACCGATACTGATAGTGGAAAAACCTTACGAATAACTACAAATTCTGAAACTAATCGACGCCAGATTGATTTTGCAGAGGGTCAAAGGCCAGAGGGTGCAATTGATATTCAAATAAGCTTTGGCAGTGTCAGAGATGTTCTTGAAGAAGCCTCACTATTTATTTCTACGACAATTTTGCTAGAACCGTCTCAGGAGAGGCACTAA